One Bacteroidales bacterium genomic window, TTTTTCGGCTACAACGCATGTTTTTTTATACTTTTCACACCTCCTTTAGGGTTAAAGCATTCATTATTAAATAATCCCAGCAGCATAGTGAATATTTATATATCATTGCGCATGTATGTATTAACATACTTTCTTGCATCGAATTCACCTTAGTTTAATAGGGTTGTAAAAAGATGCTAGAGCGTTTTAAAAAACATAAGGACATTTTTAAAAAAGATGCTAGAGGTTTTTTAAAAAGATAAGGACATTTTCACAAAGAGATAAGGACATTTTCCTAAAAAGATGCTGAGAGGTTTTAGAAAAGGTAAATACATCTTCCAAAAAAGATGCGGAGAGGTTTTAAGAAAGAAGCGGATAATTTCTATAAAATATCCGCTTCTTTGCTTTGTACCATGCTAAGGGTTATCCCTTCTCGAACTTAAATGTATTGACAGCATCCTTCAGATCCTTCCCGGGGGTAAAGGTAACACTTGCAGATTTGATGTTGTTGGCGGTTACCTTCTTCTCGTCATCGGAACCCTCGCTGCTTATAGAAACCCGGAGGCTTCCAAGGTCGCCTAGCCGAACAATCTTGCCATCGGCAAGGGCATCAGGGATAATTTTTAGTACGGTTACCAGTATGCCCATTAAATCCCCCTCGGAGAAGCTGGAGGTTTCTGATACCCTTTTCGCCAGCTGCTTTAGGGTTAGCTCCCCATCGCTTACCGCCGAAGCGTAATATTTGGGAGCAGCATCCTGTTTCAGAGGGTTTTTTCGAGGAATAACATTAAATTTTAGTGTCATAATCTTTGATGATTTATTTTCTGAAAAGATATATAGTTTTTACAAAAAAATCAATAGGTAGTACGCTTTTATGCAAATATTTGATGTGAGAATATGAAGGAGTATTTATAGATATATCACACCAAGAATGAATAGCTTTCAATTTCTGCTAGAAGAAATATTGCCATACCTCATGCAATAATCTTATTAGGGCTTTTGCTATAAAAGGTAGATTCAAACCAGTATTGTTTCCATTGTGCTATTACTTTATGGGCGGTAAAACTATTTACTCTATACATATAATAGTGTGTTTTGTAATTATAACTTACAAAACCATTAATGCGTATTTAATGTTACTTATATTAACAATTTATTTTTGTTTGCTTGTTGTTTTAAAGTTTTTTATTAATATTGTAATCATTAATATACACGCATATAAAAAATATTACCTATGGGTATACAGATTGACAGGAATACGATTAAAGCATTTATACTAAATGAACTTCCTCCAAAAACAATGTCTTTGGTTGCGGATGCAATAGACGAGGATATGCGCTTGAAAAGAATGTACGAAGATGAAAAATTTGAACTTGATGCCAAACTATACTATGCTAACAAGATGACCCGAACCGATAGGGACAAGTTTCAGCAAAGGCTATTGAAGAAAATGGAACTTTGTAGAGAGGTTAACCAGTACGAGGAGAAAAATACTTCCCCAGAGGAGATCCGCCGAAGAAGAAGTGTCTGCGAGACCGCTCAAAGCCAAGAAATGAATATACCTAAAGCACACGCTATAGGTATGAGCATTAAACGCTGGCTGGTTGCCGCTTCGTTTACGGTGGTGCTTATTGTTGGTGGAGGGTTAGTTTATCATTCTCAAACCGATGATTCACTGGAGAACAGGTTATACACACAGTACTATACCCCGCTTAGCTATAAAAATAACTACGTAATAAATATCAGCTCTTTAAGTCTTGCCAAGCAGAAGTATATGGACGGGGAGTACGCCAATGCCCTACTGCTCCTAAAGGGCTTGCCTTCAACGATAACCATTGAGGCTGAAAGAAACCTGTACATCGGACTATCCTTAATGGAAGTTGACAGCTATAAAGAGGCAGCAGACTACTTCGAAGGGATTCTTGCTAACCAATGTAAACTTGATAATATCCCACAGGCTAAGTGGTATTTGGGACTTTGCTACTTAAAAACAAGGGATAAGGCAAAAGCGATTGATGCCTTTCGAACTATTGTAGATGATAATGGTTATAACCATAATAAGGCTAAACGAATTCTAAAAGAGCTTGGCTATTGATTTTCGTTCCCTGAACGTAAAGAGCAGTGCCAGAATTATTCTGTAAAGCGTTCCGAACTTTTTAAAAGTTCGGAACGCTTGCATTTAATCGGCTTGATGGATGTGAAATTCTACAAGCAAAACGCCGATAGGTTTTTCAGACCCTATCGGGTTTTCCTGTTAGGCATGACCTTCCAGCGTCGCCAGATCTGGAAGAGTCGGGGAGCGTTAACCCGTCATCGCGAGCCTCGTTCTTTGAGGCGAAGCGATCTGTCAACACACATGGGGTTAGCTTTGTAGGTCTCACATGTTCGGATTGCTTCGCAAAGAACGCTCGCAATAACGACAGGTTACAGCTGGCTTACAATTCTACCCACCAGCCTCCTTATCACCCTCCGTTTCCAGATAAGGAGGGTTAATGCTACAATTATGGTAACGATGAGGATTATTCTTTTTAGATACCAGTAATGGTAAAGCGCATGCTGATTTCCGTTTACCACTATACCCGTCCAAAAACGGGGGGATATAAAAACCTGATTCTCCTTTTCGAGGTACTCCAGCTTGGCAAGCCTCAGTGCCTCATCCTTCCGCATCCCCTTTAGCAGGTTCAGGTAGTAATCGTTTAGTATATCGTTTATTGATCCGCCGTAGGCTACCCACAGCGACATTACCACCGATTGGCTGCCAGCAAACATAAAGCTCCTGCTTATGCTCATTACCCCTTCCCCTTTGGATAGCTTCCCCGATCCTGAGTTACATACACCCAGCACAACCATCCGTGCTTTCAGCTGCATGTTGTACACCTCCCATGCGTACAGGTAGTCATCGTCAGTGGAATCGGTTGGAGCGGACAGGGCTAGCTTCGAGTTGGCGGGGTTAAGGGTATCCTCCAACCCATGTGCGTAGAAATGGATAATCCCGTACCTACCACAGAACTTTCTAAAATTCTCTTCTGTAGCTTTACTACCTGTTAGCGATTTCCCGAAAGTTAGCAGGGCAATTCTTCTTACATCGCTTAGTCCCTCGGGAATACTTCTCAGCGAATCCTTTGAACCTTTGTAATCGGGCGCAATTCCCAGATAATCGGGTGAACCTCTGTGAATGCTACTCAGGGAATTGCTGTAAAGCGTGGCGGAGTAAGCGTAGCCTATGGGGTATTTTCGTAGCAGGTACGATTCCTTTGCATAGTTGGGTTTATCGCTCACCCGATACGGCTTATCAATAAGCGCATCGAAGGAGATAAGATTCAACCTCCCATCTGGAATTATTAGCAGATTTCTATTCTCAAGCAGGGATTCAACTGGGTAGATTAACTTTTTGTAAAGTGTATATGCCGCATCCCTATACATGTAGTAATCCGAGGGGTAGGGGCTGCGTAGATCTGATATTAAAAAGTCAAGCCCTGAACGAAAGGTACTATCGGTTTCCTGCTTTACAAGTAAAAAAGTGTCCTTGGTAATGGCAAAGGTATACAGTGTGCTATCGCCCAGAACGTACTCAAGAATAGCCTCCTTTTTGTCCATAACTCTTTGCAACTGCGGTATGCTAACCACTTGGTTGCTATACTTTTGCCTATAGTATGCAGGGTAATTACTCTCAAGTCGTTGCATTAGCCCCTCAAGTTTTTGCGTTAGAAAAAACTGCTGTTTATTCCACCCTTCTATTTTTGCTCTGTTGGGGCGTTCCATCTTGCTTTCATCCCCCACCTGCATTCTAAGGCTGGCTATCTGCTGCTTTACCTTTCGTTCATTATCACTTATGCTATCGGGTATTCCTGCAACCCCCTTTGCCATCTCATCGTTCTTCAGCTCCCTTAGAACGGCGTACTTGCTGTACTCGGCATATCGAAAGGCTATGTCCATGTACTTAGAATCACCTGTAATTTCGTGCAGCAAATTTGCAATCCACACCATCAGTAGGTGTGTTTCGTGTTCCTTTGCAGCAAGCTGTAACTTTGACCCCTCGTACAAGTAGCCAGTACGTAGCCGCTCGGTAAGGGTAGCAGCCAGTTCAAGCGTGGCAAGGGCTGCTTTAAGGTTTTCATTCCTGTTTTTAGATTCTGATAATTTTTTTAATGCTTGTGCTTTTAGTTTTAAAACATCCAACAAATCCATATCGGGGAGCACATCTGTATTTGGATTAGAATACACTGAACTATCATTAAAATTATTAATCTTGGATATTAAAGATTTTTGGTAGTACTCTAGTGCTTGCTTGTATTTACCATTACGGTAAAATAGCAGTCCGTTATTTTTCAAACAAAAAGAGGTGTAGAGGTGTTTGTTTCCTAGCGTATTAATTATAATTCTATATGCCCTTTGGTAAAGTTGTTCACTCTTTGAAAATTCGCCTATTTCAGAATAAAAAAGGGCAAAGTTCATGTATGACATTGCGGTCATGTAGTGGCTTTCGCCAAATTCCCTAGTATTACATTCAATTGCTTTTTTAAAACAGTAATTGGCTCTATTCAAACTATCCAACTTTTGGTAGGTCAGCCCGCAATTATAATAGGTTTCACCTACACCTCCTAGTTGATTTTTTTCTGCAAGCTGGATGCTTTTTAGATAGCTCACCCTAGCAAGGTTGTAATCTCCTAATTTACGATACGCATACCCAAGATTATGATAATTATCAGCCATGTAGCGGTATTTCTTCACATCATCACTTTTTTCAAGTATTGATAATGTATTCTCGAAATAGTAGATAGCCTTTGCGTAATCGCCCCTTAAAGAGTAAATATTGGCAAGGTTATCGTTGATTAGTGATATGTAATAGCTTTCAGAGGTTTTTTCTATTGCTTTTTTGTAGAAATCAATAGCCTCGCTTAAATTTCCCTGCTTTTTATATACTAACCCAAATAGATTATACACTCTGAAATATTCAGGTTTAGTGTCACTGGTCATTTTGTCCTTTAACAAAAGAATTTTATTCAAATCCTTTATAGCATTGATATAATCCCCAGCTGTATAGTAAACCTTACTGCTATCGTAAAGTATATTTATATAACTGGCATCAGTAAACTGCTGCGCTTTTATCTCCTGTAGGTTAAGGACAATACATGCTAATAGTAAAACAATAAAACTGAGTGCCAAAGAATTACATTGTAATTTAAAAGAATTCATTATTATTGTCCAAATGTTCCTTAGTTGGAACAAAAATAGACTAATTGTTTAATTTAAAATGCAAAATCATGAAAACACTAAAAAAAATGAAAGAAAAGAAGGCAATAAAAGGATTCAGAATTCTCAAAGCAAAGGAGCTAATGCAAATCAGGGGGGGGGATGAAACTCAAAAAGATCATCTTCTTTAACAGGTACAAAAGCAAACGAAATGTTTAACTAAAAACACATGATTATGAAAACTCTAAGAAGAAACAAAGAAAAAAAAATGGTAAAAGGGTTTAGAACACTTAACGCGAAGGAATTGCTGCAAATCAGGGGTGGTGACGTTGACGGAGCTCCAACCCAAAAAGATATTGAAATTCATTAGCAGTAAAAAATAAAAATAAACTAAATGTTTAACTAAAAACTTATGATTATGAAAACGATTAAAAAAAGAAATGAAAAGAAAATGGTTAAAGAGTTTAAAACTCTTAAGGTAAAGGAACTATCAGCAATTAAGGGTGGTGAAGGAGCTCCAATTCAAAAAGATGGTGAAATTCATTAGCAGTAAAAAATAAAAATAAACTAAATGTTTAACTAAAAACTTATGATTATGAAAACTCTAAGAAAAGGAAAAGAAAAAAAAGCATTAAAAGGGTTTAGAATCCTTAAAATAAAAGAATTGTTGCAAATCAGGGGGGGGATACTGCTCCTATAACCCAAAAAGATATTGAAATTCATTAGCAGTAAAGAACAAAAACAAACTAAATGTTTAACTAAAAACTTATGATTAGGGTAAGGCGGAGCTGAAATTGGGCTATTATACCAATTGGAAATACTCTTTTGAGCAAAATAAAAGGCTGCCTAATTTACTTTTTAGGCAGCCTCTTATTTATATTACCATTATATTACCCTTGGGGTGGGGTTCTGGGTAGGGCTTTTTTAGTTTTTAGCTAGTGCTTTACAACCAGCTGTTGCCTATATACATTCTTCCCATCGGTTATTTCAACCACGTAAACCCCATTGTTTAGATTACCAACTGGTAGAGTAACCGTCTCACCCGATTTGTTTAGCGTAGCTTTTAACGCTCCAAAGCTATCTAAAACACGGATTGTATAGGCTTTCGTTGAGATGTACTTTGAGGCTAGAGCCGTTGTACCTGTTGAACCATTACCCATTGAAGAGGCATTATCTGCGCTACCAATTGTTAACGTAATATTATCCGATGCTGGATTTGGGGAAATGGTAAAACCGTAGTAGCAGGGATCTTCCGCAACCTCCCCATGGCTAATCCCAGAAACCCCGCAGGCGTTCACCTCTGCAACATCCACGTAGTACACATGTCCGCAGTTGTTCAGCTGCCTCTGGAAAATAACGCTGGTGCTGGAGGTAGTATATTTCAGTTGTCCATCCAGATACCATTTGTAGGTGTTAGCGGTAACCACACCATCAATGGTGGCTGTAAATCTTCTTGGTGGCGCATCAAATTCTATGGCAATAGATCCCGGTACTGGCGAGCCAACAGTAACATAGAATGGGGAAAGGGTAGTACTAGCACAGGTAGAAGAAAGGGTTGCTTGAACTTGACCCAGCCCACTTCCAACGGCTTTATAAGTAGTTGGACTTCCCGTTGGGGACTGGGAATACAAATTGGAGCTAGCATTCCATAATACCGAGCAGCCTGAAGGCAGGTTATTTACCGTAAAAGCGCTACCCGATGAGCATACAAGGGTAGGACCAGTGATAGCTGCAATTGTTGGTTGAGCTCCCACCCCAACCGCATACCAAGCATTCTCTACCAAATTCACAAGAAGCCCATTTTGACCAGAGCATAGCGTACGGGCTGCATTGGTCATTGCAGTACGGAGTTCTGGAAAGGTTGAAATATTATCGAGGTAGTTATTGTAAACCGCCTCTATAATCAAGTCTTCCGCCCTATCCATACCCATTCCGCTTACATTATAGCTATTCCCAATACCATTTACTCCAATACCCCCGTTAACCAGCAGGTAGAACCAGTGGGAGAAAACTCCCCCCTTAACGTACATATTACCCCCATTGTACTGTGAGGTTAGGTAGGTGTTTGCCGTCTGGTAGTAAGCACCCGGATCGTTTGTATCCTGAAGATTTCGTACACAGGTGTTGCTCCTCATTACCTGCTCGCCTATCCGCCAAACATCATTGGGGCGAATACGGTACTCAAATATTGCCCCCCATATATCGCTTAGCCCCTCGTTCATGGCTCTTTGCTCCCCTATACTACTCCACTCCGTTTGGAAATAGGTGATTCCATGCCCGAATTCATGCCCTATCAGATCAATACTACCAATGGGTTTAAAAACAGAAGCACCCTCTCCATACTCCAAAACTTTCTTAACCCGATCCCAGTACGCGTTATCCCTATCTCCAGCACCGTCTTGATATTTTATGCAGGCATTAATAGGAAATCCTGCATTATCGAAACTGTTTTTCTGGTATGTGGTATTTAAATGGTCATAAATTTTCTGCAACGCCCAGTGCACATCCAGCCCCATATCCCTATTGTCGGGCGACAATTCCGCTTTGCTCCAGTAGTTATTGGCATCGGTAATTTCAATTGCATTATCAACATTTGAAGTGTTATTGCAATTTTTGGTGTGGATGGTAGCCCCACGGGAAAAATCCGCAAGGTTGTAGGCGTTATTGTAGAATTCCGTTGCTGCCTGCTGCGTGCTGTAGTAGCGGGTCTCGAATGTTCCTGTAAAGGCGCTATCGAACCGCTGCTCCGTGGTCACCACCCTGCCCGTGTGGGCATCCACGTAGCCCATCTCATCATTATTTTTATGATCTGATATAAGGGTAACCTTGTAGGTAAGCATTGGGGTAGTAATGGTATCGTTACCCTTTAGGGTTACCACCTCCTTTATGATTAGAGCAGATGTAAAATCATCCACGGAGGATGCAGGGATCTCCTTGTAGCTGGCAAAAGCTAGCATAGCCTCCTTGGGCGTAATGGATGGGGTTGTACTCATACCTCTGATTGGCACGTAATGGCCGTGGGCAAAGTACATCCTGCCGTTCTGGTAGTGGAAGTTATAGCCCGCACCATCCACCTTTACGCCCCTGTAGTACTGGTCGAAGTGCTGGTGGGTGAACCCCTCACGATCCTGCTTATGCGGCACCTCGGTAAAGCCATTGTCTGGCTTTACCTTTAGAAAGTTTTGGAAGAATTCTTTGGAGTCCGTTGGAATGCCCAATTTTAGATCGGTGTTGAACTCGGCACTTTTTACAACACCCCCTTTGCTGTAGGTAACGGTTGGCCTATCAACGCTCTGAGCGTAGCAGTGCATTATAATTGGTAAACCTGCAATTAGTGTTAGTAGTAGTTTTTTCATCAGGTAATTATTTGGTGTAACTTATTGTATACGTTTTAAAATATATACATCAAACATTGCATCAAACCAAGGACTTATATCCTTGGCAAGGATGTTATTCCTGTCGGAGAACTTAAACAGGGATTTTTCCCATATTTCCATTCCATCTGATTCATCGTAAACAGTGCGTATATTAAGAGTAGAATCAGCTATATAGTAAATGGTATATTTCATCTTTTTATCCAATGCATCGTATAATCGATAAACACCATTGGGCAAAAACTCCCCGTAGCTCCCGCTAGGTTTAACTTTTATTGTACCCATACCTCGCTTTTCTATAAGTATCCATTTACCAAGGATGGCTTTCGCAGGGTCGGTTTCGAGGGACTCTTGTTTGCAGCTAAGGAGTGTAAACAATACAATTCCACACAGAAGTAAAAAAAGTTTTAAGGGTTTCATTTGTTTAAAGTTTATAAATAAATTATT contains:
- a CDS encoding DNA-binding protein, giving the protein MTLKFNVIPRKNPLKQDAAPKYYASAVSDGELTLKQLAKRVSETSSFSEGDLMGILVTVLKIIPDALADGKIVRLGDLGSLRVSISSEGSDDEKKVTANNIKSASVTFTPGKDLKDAVNTFKFEKG
- a CDS encoding CHAT domain-containing protein; this encodes MALSFIVLLLACIVLNLQEIKAQQFTDASYINILYDSSKVYYTAGDYINAIKDLNKILLLKDKMTSDTKPEYFRVYNLFGLVYKKQGNLSEAIDFYKKAIEKTSESYYISLINDNLANIYSLRGDYAKAIYYFENTLSILEKSDDVKKYRYMADNYHNLGYAYRKLGDYNLARVSYLKSIQLAEKNQLGGVGETYYNCGLTYQKLDSLNRANYCFKKAIECNTREFGESHYMTAMSYMNFALFYSEIGEFSKSEQLYQRAYRIIINTLGNKHLYTSFCLKNNGLLFYRNGKYKQALEYYQKSLISKINNFNDSSVYSNPNTDVLPDMDLLDVLKLKAQALKKLSESKNRNENLKAALATLELAATLTERLRTGYLYEGSKLQLAAKEHETHLLMVWIANLLHEITGDSKYMDIAFRYAEYSKYAVLRELKNDEMAKGVAGIPDSISDNERKVKQQIASLRMQVGDESKMERPNRAKIEGWNKQQFFLTQKLEGLMQRLESNYPAYYRQKYSNQVVSIPQLQRVMDKKEAILEYVLGDSTLYTFAITKDTFLLVKQETDSTFRSGLDFLISDLRSPYPSDYYMYRDAAYTLYKKLIYPVESLLENRNLLIIPDGRLNLISFDALIDKPYRVSDKPNYAKESYLLRKYPIGYAYSATLYSNSLSSIHRGSPDYLGIAPDYKGSKDSLRSIPEGLSDVRRIALLTFGKSLTGSKATEENFRKFCGRYGIIHFYAHGLEDTLNPANSKLALSAPTDSTDDDYLYAWEVYNMQLKARMVVLGVCNSGSGKLSKGEGVMSISRSFMFAGSQSVVMSLWVAYGGSINDILNDYYLNLLKGMRKDEALRLAKLEYLEKENQVFISPRFWTGIVVNGNQHALYHYWYLKRIILIVTIIVALTLLIWKRRVIRRLVGRIVSQL
- a CDS encoding ComC/BlpC family leader-containing pheromone/bacteriocin translates to MKTIKKRNEKKMVKEFKTLKVKELSAIKGGEGAPIQKDGEIH
- a CDS encoding T9SS type A sorting domain-containing protein — translated: MKKLLLTLIAGLPIIMHCYAQSVDRPTVTYSKGGVVKSAEFNTDLKLGIPTDSKEFFQNFLKVKPDNGFTEVPHKQDREGFTHQHFDQYYRGVKVDGAGYNFHYQNGRMYFAHGHYVPIRGMSTTPSITPKEAMLAFASYKEIPASSVDDFTSALIIKEVVTLKGNDTITTPMLTYKVTLISDHKNNDEMGYVDAHTGRVVTTEQRFDSAFTGTFETRYYSTQQAATEFYNNAYNLADFSRGATIHTKNCNNTSNVDNAIEITDANNYWSKAELSPDNRDMGLDVHWALQKIYDHLNTTYQKNSFDNAGFPINACIKYQDGAGDRDNAYWDRVKKVLEYGEGASVFKPIGSIDLIGHEFGHGITYFQTEWSSIGEQRAMNEGLSDIWGAIFEYRIRPNDVWRIGEQVMRSNTCVRNLQDTNDPGAYYQTANTYLTSQYNGGNMYVKGGVFSHWFYLLVNGGIGVNGIGNSYNVSGMGMDRAEDLIIEAVYNNYLDNISTFPELRTAMTNAARTLCSGQNGLLVNLVENAWYAVGVGAQPTIAAITGPTLVCSSGSAFTVNNLPSGCSVLWNASSNLYSQSPTGSPTTYKAVGSGLGQVQATLSSTCASTTLSPFYVTVGSPVPGSIAIEFDAPPRRFTATIDGVVTANTYKWYLDGQLKYTTSSTSVIFQRQLNNCGHVYYVDVAEVNACGVSGISHGEVAEDPCYYGFTISPNPASDNITLTIGSADNASSMGNGSTGTTALASKYISTKAYTIRVLDSFGALKATLNKSGETVTLPVGNLNNGVYVVEITDGKNVYRQQLVVKH